A genomic region of Bacteroides acidifaciens contains the following coding sequences:
- a CDS encoding two-component regulator propeller domain-containing protein, with translation MKNIAFIIFLLFISICRAQDNNILFQNYNVSNGLSQNTVIRSLEDSNGVMWFCTRDGLNRFDGTEFEVFRADGQPHSLSSSDVTTIIEESPGVLWIGTHSGLNRYDVSSNTFTQYFHDPANQYTISDNCIKHLLCDNQKRIWVGSMKGLNLYNKETDDFIPISTNGSVFWLMQNSQNEICYLINNTLCIMNPVTYVTERFQFGDEHKIYFLYEDNDKRLWVGMWDSGLKWFDRKNRKLVDANLTMENGKNFNNSQVNYIVETLEGNLMLATREGVLIYDRQANRLINYYQREQSCGLSENTIISLYRDKANNIWIGTYGGGVNLYTPYSNFFIPHKPEYKLQKSIGNINAIVEYKEKLWLGTDGGLIIYNPKDESYEYCPLHVPRSVTNNEVKYIQKEGNHLLWISIYYCGLYLYDMETRRIIKEIPNFPYNQVRCIAKGTDNIYWIALGVDSPVLRYHMENNQLEESFPVKGRATELSIINVQDLKAIGPYIWMGTRAAGLYRYHTQTHELKHFGSEEKSPEQFLPSNHVSTLYTDISENLWIGTYGGGIGLYNNIKESFTIYNEENGLPNNAINSIVADNNGKLWVSTLKGMSCFDPKSETFTNWDNKNGYSLLETNLHACLKSSSNIFYVGGNNHFLSFNPQLIKQNTFIPPVYITKMRIWADYLEDNKTAQWVNISNQKIKLKYNQTSFTIKFSALSYVFASNNKFSYMLEGFDKGWSEPTHERSVNYTNIPPGKYVFKVRACNNDGIWSNGNASLSITVTPPLWKTWYAYLFYLAFTISMIMLFIRYKTREAQLKMDLQLKQMEKQNIEISHNMGVQMFTNFSHELRTPLTLIIAPLTDLLHKEDMPPAYRQPLELISRNSQRLLWLVNRLMDFHKLEAGKMQLHVSNYNLGTYIPEIIKLFTPVAEKKNISIEFNDTTSSTDTWFDAILLEKVFFNLLSNSLKHTPSGGYIIISSMETNTEDIQKPENLTLPAGKILLIKVEDSGSGIPANMMPRIFEAFFQAGEKVLGSGIGLNLTKSIIELHGGRIWIDNKEGHGMTVSFTLPLGKDSYTENQLLSKDKIVKSTHAYSDVEALIATDVNPCEISQTNTSPKEMTLLIIEDNEDVRNYLVSLLSKYYNIYTAVNCKEGYEIEQKQIPDLVLSDIMTPYMDGIEFTRLSKNNMITSHIPIILLTARVTSSQVREGYESLADDYIMKPFDPELLVVRVANLLINRKKLAERYGTEMVSINREPQEAKETSVYSAMEEKFMKKVMEIINKNIENPAYSIDQFSEEIGMSRVQVYRKIKAVTGMSPSKLILDIRLKTSLDMLQNTEYTVTEVSYRCGFNEISYFGKCFKTEYGLSPSEYIKKYRK, from the coding sequence ATGAAAAACATTGCATTCATCATTTTTCTTCTGTTTATTTCCATTTGCAGAGCGCAAGACAACAACATATTGTTTCAGAACTATAACGTAAGTAACGGACTCTCACAAAACACCGTTATACGTAGTTTGGAAGACAGTAACGGAGTTATGTGGTTTTGCACGCGGGATGGACTGAACCGGTTTGATGGTACCGAGTTCGAAGTTTTTCGCGCCGATGGTCAGCCGCACTCCCTATCCAGCAGTGATGTTACCACCATTATTGAAGAATCGCCCGGAGTTCTATGGATAGGTACTCACAGTGGGCTGAATCGCTACGACGTATCCTCAAATACATTTACCCAATACTTTCATGATCCGGCGAACCAGTATACTATATCGGACAATTGCATCAAACACTTGTTATGCGATAACCAAAAAAGAATCTGGGTAGGCAGCATGAAAGGACTCAATCTGTATAATAAGGAAACTGATGATTTTATCCCCATTTCAACCAACGGTTCTGTCTTCTGGCTTATGCAAAACAGTCAAAATGAAATCTGCTATCTTATCAACAACACATTGTGCATCATGAATCCTGTCACCTATGTTACAGAGCGTTTTCAATTCGGTGATGAACATAAGATCTACTTTTTATATGAAGACAATGATAAACGCCTGTGGGTAGGTATGTGGGATTCAGGACTTAAATGGTTTGACCGTAAAAACCGTAAACTCGTAGATGCCAACCTGACAATGGAAAACGGCAAAAATTTCAATAACTCCCAAGTCAACTACATTGTAGAAACGTTGGAAGGAAATCTTATGCTTGCCACACGGGAAGGGGTGCTGATTTATGACCGGCAAGCAAACAGGCTTATCAATTATTACCAACGGGAACAAAGCTGCGGTTTGAGTGAAAATACTATCATCTCTCTATATAGGGATAAAGCAAATAATATATGGATCGGAACTTACGGAGGAGGTGTTAATTTGTACACACCATACAGCAATTTCTTTATTCCTCATAAACCAGAATATAAGCTCCAAAAAAGTATCGGAAATATTAATGCCATAGTAGAATATAAAGAAAAACTTTGGTTAGGCACGGACGGTGGTTTAATCATCTACAATCCCAAAGACGAAAGTTATGAATACTGCCCGCTTCATGTTCCACGCTCGGTAACAAACAATGAGGTAAAGTATATACAGAAAGAAGGAAATCATCTTTTATGGATTAGTATTTATTATTGCGGACTATATCTCTATGATATGGAAACCCGCCGCATAATAAAAGAGATACCCAATTTCCCTTATAATCAAGTAAGATGTATTGCCAAAGGTACTGATAATATTTATTGGATTGCTTTAGGAGTAGACAGCCCCGTATTACGTTACCACATGGAGAACAACCAATTGGAAGAGTCTTTTCCAGTAAAAGGTCGTGCCACAGAACTTTCTATCATCAATGTACAAGATTTAAAAGCTATAGGACCTTATATATGGATGGGAACTCGTGCAGCCGGTCTATACCGCTATCACACACAGACTCATGAATTAAAACATTTTGGAAGTGAAGAAAAAAGTCCGGAACAATTCCTGCCAAGCAATCATGTCAGTACGCTGTATACTGATATATCGGAAAATTTATGGATAGGAACTTATGGCGGAGGCATAGGATTATATAATAATATCAAAGAAAGTTTCACGATATATAATGAAGAAAACGGTCTTCCCAATAATGCTATCAACAGTATTGTGGCCGATAATAACGGTAAATTATGGGTTTCTACTTTAAAAGGCATGTCATGTTTTGACCCCAAATCAGAGACTTTCACTAACTGGGATAATAAAAATGGATATTCTTTGCTGGAAACCAATTTACACGCTTGCCTGAAAAGTTCATCCAACATTTTTTATGTCGGTGGAAATAATCATTTCCTTTCATTTAATCCCCAATTAATTAAACAAAATACATTCATCCCCCCCGTATATATTACAAAAATGAGAATTTGGGCAGATTATCTGGAAGATAATAAAACTGCGCAATGGGTAAATATCTCAAATCAGAAAATCAAATTAAAATACAACCAAACCTCATTCACAATCAAATTCTCCGCACTTAGTTATGTGTTTGCCTCCAACAATAAATTTTCCTATATGCTTGAAGGATTTGATAAGGGTTGGTCGGAACCGACACACGAACGGAGCGTTAACTATACTAATATCCCACCGGGTAAGTATGTTTTTAAAGTAAGAGCTTGCAATAATGACGGTATATGGAGCAATGGAAATGCTTCATTATCAATTACAGTCACTCCTCCTCTATGGAAAACATGGTATGCGTATTTGTTCTATCTTGCATTCACCATTAGTATGATTATGCTGTTCATACGTTATAAAACCCGGGAAGCACAACTGAAAATGGATCTTCAGTTAAAACAGATGGAGAAACAGAATATTGAAATCAGTCACAATATGGGCGTACAAATGTTCACCAATTTCTCACATGAGCTCCGTACTCCGCTGACTTTAATCATAGCTCCGCTCACAGATCTGTTGCATAAAGAAGATATGCCTCCAGCATATCGCCAACCATTGGAGCTGATCAGCCGTAATTCCCAACGTTTATTATGGCTGGTAAACCGTTTAATGGATTTTCACAAGCTGGAAGCCGGGAAAATGCAACTCCACGTCAGCAATTACAATCTAGGTACTTACATTCCTGAAATCATCAAATTATTTACGCCTGTTGCCGAAAAGAAAAACATATCTATCGAATTTAATGATACGACCTCCTCAACAGACACTTGGTTTGATGCTATTCTATTGGAAAAGGTTTTCTTTAACCTGCTCTCTAACTCTTTAAAGCATACTCCCAGCGGTGGATATATTATCATTTCAAGTATGGAAACCAATACTGAAGATATTCAGAAGCCTGAAAATCTGACTCTCCCCGCAGGAAAGATTCTTTTGATTAAAGTAGAAGATAGCGGCTCCGGAATCCCTGCCAATATGATGCCCCGTATATTCGAAGCTTTCTTCCAGGCAGGTGAGAAAGTGCTGGGAAGCGGAATTGGGCTGAACCTGACAAAAAGTATCATTGAGCTCCATGGCGGACGTATTTGGATAGATAATAAAGAAGGGCATGGAATGACCGTGTCTTTCACTCTCCCATTAGGCAAAGACAGTTATACCGAAAACCAACTACTTAGCAAAGACAAGATAGTAAAATCCACCCATGCTTATTCTGATGTAGAAGCACTTATTGCAACAGATGTCAATCCCTGCGAGATATCTCAGACTAATACTTCACCCAAGGAAATGACTCTGCTCATAATAGAAGACAATGAGGATGTACGTAATTACCTGGTATCATTGCTCAGCAAATACTATAATATCTATACTGCCGTAAATTGTAAAGAAGGCTATGAAATAGAACAAAAACAAATACCTGATTTAGTGCTCAGTGACATTATGACTCCATACATGGACGGTATTGAGTTTACAAGATTATCTAAAAACAATATGATAACTTCACATATTCCGATTATATTGCTCACAGCCCGTGTCACTTCATCGCAAGTGCGCGAAGGCTATGAATCATTAGCTGACGATTATATCATGAAACCATTCGATCCGGAATTGTTGGTTGTACGTGTTGCCAACCTTTTGATTAATCGGAAAAAACTCGCAGAACGATATGGAACGGAAATGGTATCCATCAACAGAGAACCACAGGAAGCTAAAGAAACTTCTGTTTATAGTGCCATGGAAGAAAAGTTTATGAAAAAAGTAATGGAAATAATAAACAAAAACATAGAAAACCCAGCCTACTCCATTGATCAATTCAGTGAAGAAATCGGTATGAGCCGCGTACAGGTATATCGCAAGATCAAAGCCGTAACAGGTATGTCGCCTAGTAAACTCATCCTTGACATACGATTGAAAACTTCACTAGATATGCTTCAAAACACAGAATATACAGTGACCGAAGTTTCTTATCGATGCGGTTTTAATGAAATATCTTATTTCGGAAAATGCTTCAAAACAGAATACGGCTTATCTCCTTCCGAATATATAAAGAAGTACAGGAAATAA
- a CDS encoding glycoside hydrolase family 3 protein, with product MKNSFLIVTATLLVSVFFSCTKERVTVGSVNEVYEFQSVDSTWKLLTLREKIGQTMLMLPGRKKELDLGDGSLEVYFKRYPVTGYFMGWKLFTGVPEEERVDFVRSSVEEYQKASELPLLFQQDYESGVGLQGMTPFPKEMALGAANSPELAYKYGKSVALECRSLGINWVLHPVADLNMNPLNPIVNTRSVSDEPEKAVCLLSEQIKGLQDNSVAATIKHFPGDGVDYRDQHLMTTVNSLSEEMWKQYHGKVFAELIKKGVACIMPGHITLPFYQKEKINGYLPPATLSHELLSGLLKKEMHFNGVVVSDAMTMAGFRGWYKNDLEGQVASFLAGVDILLWPSYEYMDTVEVRIQRGEIPMERLDDAVRRVWAMKERFGLLNKNRELIRPVSAEEKAEIREAAKEITERSITLVRDEDHKLPLSLEKDKKLLLVAVTPVAHKGNDRDFKRLQNLRDEFVKNGFDVDFRRNILYEDQGWQDNATEVYDKVIFLVARNTHTPFGPLQLWDDEAQSVWAANSMDKSKVIVISLGSPYIGNEYFERVKTYINTYSNDASTHSALLRILLGQLPFKGKSPVNLEHKLFTF from the coding sequence ATGAAAAACTCTTTTTTAATAGTTACTGCTACATTGCTTGTATCCGTATTCTTTTCTTGTACAAAAGAAAGAGTGACAGTCGGTTCAGTTAATGAGGTTTATGAATTTCAGTCGGTAGATTCCACTTGGAAACTTTTGACTTTGCGTGAAAAGATAGGGCAGACAATGTTAATGCTACCTGGTCGCAAGAAAGAATTGGATTTGGGAGACGGTTCATTGGAGGTGTACTTCAAACGTTACCCGGTTACAGGTTATTTTATGGGGTGGAAGTTGTTTACAGGAGTTCCGGAGGAAGAGCGGGTTGATTTTGTGCGTAGTTCTGTCGAGGAATATCAAAAAGCATCAGAGCTTCCTTTATTGTTTCAACAGGATTATGAATCGGGAGTAGGACTTCAAGGGATGACTCCTTTTCCGAAAGAGATGGCACTGGGAGCCGCAAATTCTCCGGAGTTAGCTTATAAATATGGTAAAAGTGTAGCATTGGAATGTCGTTCTTTGGGTATAAACTGGGTGTTACATCCTGTTGCAGATTTAAATATGAATCCATTGAATCCTATTGTAAATACACGTTCAGTTTCGGATGAACCGGAAAAAGCGGTTTGTTTGTTGTCCGAACAGATAAAGGGGTTGCAAGATAACTCTGTTGCCGCTACAATCAAACATTTTCCGGGAGATGGGGTTGATTATCGTGATCAGCATTTGATGACAACTGTCAATTCCTTGTCTGAAGAAATGTGGAAGCAATATCATGGAAAAGTGTTTGCCGAGTTGATTAAAAAAGGAGTTGCATGCATTATGCCTGGACATATAACTTTACCTTTCTATCAGAAAGAAAAGATAAATGGTTATCTGCCTCCGGCAACTTTATCTCATGAGCTATTGTCCGGGTTATTGAAAAAAGAAATGCATTTTAACGGGGTCGTGGTATCGGACGCAATGACAATGGCAGGCTTCCGGGGCTGGTATAAAAATGATTTGGAAGGGCAAGTTGCCAGCTTTTTAGCCGGGGTAGATATATTGTTGTGGCCTTCTTACGAATACATGGATACGGTAGAAGTACGGATTCAACGTGGTGAAATTCCAATGGAACGGTTGGATGATGCTGTTCGCCGTGTTTGGGCAATGAAAGAACGTTTTGGGTTATTAAATAAAAACAGGGAGTTGATACGTCCTGTCTCAGCAGAAGAAAAGGCTGAAATACGGGAAGCTGCCAAAGAGATAACAGAGCGTTCCATAACTTTAGTACGGGATGAAGATCATAAGTTACCACTTTCTTTGGAAAAAGATAAAAAGCTGTTATTGGTGGCTGTAACTCCCGTAGCTCATAAAGGTAATGACCGTGACTTTAAGCGATTACAGAATTTGCGGGATGAGTTTGTGAAGAATGGTTTTGATGTTGATTTCCGCCGTAATATACTTTATGAAGATCAAGGTTGGCAGGATAATGCGACTGAAGTGTATGATAAAGTAATCTTTCTGGTGGCACGGAATACTCATACTCCATTTGGCCCGCTTCAATTATGGGACGATGAGGCTCAGTCCGTATGGGCTGCCAATTCTATGGACAAAAGTAAAGTGATTGTTATTTCACTGGGTAGTCCTTACATTGGAAATGAATATTTTGAACGTGTCAAGACTTATATAAATACCTATTCGAATGATGCTTCTACTCATTCTGCTTTATTACGGATATTGTTGGGACAGCTTCCGTTCAAGGGTAAGTCACCGGTCAATCTAGAGCATAAACTGTTTACATTTTAA
- a CDS encoding SGNH/GDSL hydrolase family protein: MKTFLFSGIIACLIGFCFSCTTTEDSAGLQMRAGLPNFNYKIQRNEPVSVVFLGGSITNHQGYRVQITDWLKQQYSNVQFTSINSGIGGTGSDLGVFRTERDVLQYHPDLVFVEFAVNDAKTDSLVIVHSMEGIVRKIWHHNPHTDICFLYTLNEPMLDDLKAGKNYRSVRYMETVADYYDIPSVNFADDVLELLNEDKLVFKGDSKKEYGGRIVFTNDGTHPTYDGGHPIYTKTLSRSLLHMNKAQEKAHALKAPLYPGNYEKAKMIPVTEFEHSEGWKVLSKDDKAFSNFQGDQKALPVVLESSDSEDFVKVRFKGIRVGVFDLIGPSSGGMTVEIDQNDPSYIRRFDKYCGDRNRTNYCLFESLNEEEHTVIIRPDNRRFEKAEIYKMNPKRIKETEYFNEFNTYLGYILLVGDIIQN, encoded by the coding sequence ATGAAGACTTTTTTATTTAGTGGAATTATAGCTTGTCTTATCGGGTTTTGCTTCAGTTGTACTACAACAGAAGACTCTGCAGGGTTGCAGATGCGTGCAGGACTTCCTAATTTTAATTATAAGATACAAAGGAATGAACCTGTATCTGTTGTTTTTTTGGGTGGAAGTATAACAAATCATCAAGGATATAGAGTGCAGATTACTGATTGGCTTAAGCAACAATATAGTAATGTACAGTTTACGTCAATAAATTCCGGAATTGGTGGGACTGGGTCCGATTTGGGGGTGTTCCGTACAGAACGGGATGTGTTGCAGTATCATCCGGATTTGGTATTTGTCGAATTTGCTGTGAATGATGCCAAAACAGACTCCTTGGTGATTGTTCATTCCATGGAAGGAATTGTGCGTAAGATCTGGCATCATAATCCGCATACGGATATATGTTTTCTCTATACGCTAAATGAGCCTATGTTGGACGACTTGAAAGCAGGAAAGAATTACCGTTCTGTGCGGTATATGGAGACAGTAGCAGACTATTATGATATTCCGTCTGTTAATTTTGCCGATGATGTTCTGGAATTGTTGAATGAGGATAAGTTGGTTTTTAAAGGAGATTCAAAAAAGGAGTATGGTGGTAGGATTGTGTTTACGAATGATGGGACACATCCTACTTATGATGGCGGACATCCTATATATACAAAGACACTGAGCCGCTCCCTGTTACATATGAACAAGGCGCAGGAAAAAGCACATGCATTGAAAGCTCCGTTGTATCCGGGTAATTATGAGAAAGCTAAAATGATTCCCGTAACAGAGTTTGAACATTCCGAAGGTTGGAAAGTACTCTCGAAAGATGATAAAGCCTTTTCAAATTTTCAGGGAGACCAAAAAGCATTGCCGGTTGTTCTGGAATCCTCGGATTCGGAAGATTTTGTGAAAGTACGTTTTAAGGGAATTCGAGTTGGGGTGTTTGATTTAATCGGCCCCTCATCCGGAGGAATGACAGTAGAGATAGATCAGAATGATCCTTCCTATATCCGTAGGTTTGATAAATATTGCGGAGATCGTAATCGTACTAATTATTGTCTGTTTGAATCCTTGAATGAAGAAGAACATACAGTAATTATTCGTCCGGATAATAGACGTTTTGAGAAGGCGGAAATCTACAAGATGAATCCGAAGCGAATAAAGGAAACTGAATATTTCAATGAGTTTAATACATATCTCGGCTATATTCTTTTAGTGGGTGATATTATACAAAATTAA
- a CDS encoding cation:proton antiporter, translating to MDWIGLDLTFPITDPTWIFLLVLLIILFAPILLNKLRIPHIIGMILAGLAVGEHGFNILARDSSFELFGKVGLYYIMFLAGLEMNMGDFKETRNKALVLGLLAFIVPIGIGFVANISYLKYSVVTSVLLASMYASHTLVAYPIVTRFGISRHRSVSIAVGGTAVTDTLTLLVLAVIGGLFKGETGGFFWVWLVVKVIFLGGLIIYFFPRIGRWFFHRYNDNVMQFIFVLAMVFLGAGLMEFVGMEGILGAFLAGLVLNRLIPHVSPLMNHLEFVGNALFIPYFLIGVGMLINLRVIFGHGDALKVAAVMIVMALTGKWIACWLTQKIYKMSVLERNLMYGLSNAQAAATLAAVLVGYNIFLPNGERLLNDDVLNGTVLLILVTCIVSSLITERAAQKVAMDDSEPEKDSSTETEKILISLANPNTIEDMMNLSLVIRDTKLKDNLLALNVINDDSTSDNLRMRSKRYLEKAAMTTTAANVSLKQLTRYDLNIASGIIHSVKENEVTSIITGLHRKINITDSYFGILTENLLKGLNCEIIISKFLIPVNTIKRIVVAVPPKAEYESGFPRWMEHFCRMGSTLGCRVHFFANEKTTTRLQAWIKKRHKQVLTDFSLLEDWNDLLVLTGQVSYDHLLVIISARPGTLSYDSSFEKLPRQLGKYFSNNSLIVLYPNQSGEPLDSSFFSKLYTDTETQHYEKVGKWIYKWFKKS from the coding sequence ATGGATTGGATTGGCCTTGATTTAACATTCCCTATTACCGACCCTACATGGATATTTCTCCTTGTACTTCTCATCATACTGTTTGCTCCTATATTATTGAATAAGCTGCGTATCCCTCACATTATCGGTATGATTCTGGCAGGATTGGCTGTCGGTGAACATGGCTTTAATATATTGGCACGCGACAGCAGTTTCGAACTTTTCGGAAAAGTCGGGCTTTATTATATCATGTTCCTGGCCGGTCTCGAAATGAACATGGGCGATTTCAAAGAGACACGAAACAAGGCACTAGTCCTGGGATTACTGGCTTTTATCGTTCCTATCGGAATCGGGTTTGTAGCAAATATATCCTATCTGAAATATAGTGTCGTCACTTCCGTACTGCTAGCCAGCATGTATGCTTCCCATACGCTGGTAGCTTATCCTATCGTCACCCGTTTCGGTATATCACGCCATCGAAGCGTAAGCATAGCGGTAGGCGGAACAGCGGTGACGGATACACTGACTTTGCTCGTACTGGCAGTCATAGGCGGGCTGTTCAAAGGAGAAACCGGTGGTTTCTTTTGGGTATGGCTGGTGGTAAAGGTTATCTTCCTGGGCGGGCTTATCATCTATTTCTTCCCACGTATCGGCCGCTGGTTCTTTCATCGGTACAATGACAATGTGATGCAATTCATTTTCGTTCTTGCTATGGTCTTTCTAGGCGCGGGTCTTATGGAGTTTGTAGGTATGGAAGGTATTTTAGGTGCCTTCCTTGCCGGATTGGTGCTGAACCGGCTCATTCCACACGTTTCTCCATTGATGAATCATCTGGAGTTCGTTGGCAATGCCCTTTTCATACCCTACTTCCTTATCGGAGTAGGAATGCTGATTAACCTGCGTGTTATCTTCGGACACGGAGATGCGCTGAAAGTAGCAGCCGTTATGATTGTAATGGCGCTGACCGGCAAATGGATTGCCTGTTGGCTCACACAGAAGATATACAAAATGTCCGTTCTCGAACGAAACCTGATGTACGGTTTGAGTAATGCACAAGCAGCAGCAACACTGGCAGCAGTGCTGGTCGGTTACAACATATTCCTGCCCAACGGCGAACGACTGCTGAACGATGATGTATTGAACGGAACAGTCCTATTGATACTGGTTACTTGCATAGTCAGCTCACTGATAACCGAACGGGCAGCCCAAAAAGTAGCCATGGACGACTCAGAGCCAGAAAAAGACTCCTCTACGGAAACGGAAAAGATTCTGATTTCTCTTGCCAATCCGAACACTATTGAAGACATGATGAATCTTTCTTTGGTGATACGTGATACGAAACTAAAAGATAATTTGCTGGCGCTGAACGTAATCAATGATGATAGCACTTCTGATAATTTAAGAATGCGAAGCAAACGTTACTTGGAAAAAGCAGCGATGACAACAACAGCAGCCAATGTATCGCTAAAACAACTGACCCGTTATGACTTGAATATCGCTTCCGGCATTATCCATTCAGTAAAAGAGAATGAGGTGACGAGCATCATCACTGGCTTGCACCGCAAGATAAACATCACCGACTCCTACTTCGGAATACTTACCGAAAACCTACTGAAAGGATTGAATTGCGAAATCATTATTTCCAAATTCCTGATACCGGTCAATACAATAAAGCGGATTGTTGTCGCTGTCCCCCCAAAAGCAGAATACGAATCCGGTTTCCCACGATGGATGGAACATTTCTGCCGGATGGGAAGTACGCTCGGATGCCGTGTACATTTCTTTGCGAACGAAAAGACCACCACCCGCCTACAAGCATGGATAAAGAAAAGGCATAAGCAAGTACTGACCGATTTTTCCCTCTTGGAGGACTGGAACGACTTACTGGTATTGACAGGACAAGTAAGTTATGACCATCTGTTAGTCATTATCAGCGCACGTCCCGGAACGCTTTCTTATGACAGTTCGTTCGAGAAACTACCGAGACAATTAGGAAAATACTTCTCTAACAACAGTTTGATTGTACTGTATCCCAATCAATCCGGAGAACCGCTGGATAGTTCTTTCTTCTCCAAGTTATACACCGATACTGAGACACAACACTATGAGAAAGTGGGTAAATGGATTTATAAATGGTTCAAGAAGAGTTGA
- a CDS encoding sugar O-acetyltransferase produces MTEKEKMLAGEIYDCGDSELIRRWHYAKELQLRYNNTDSRNSEELSAILDELLGSHGDNVWIAAPFFVDYGENIHIGSHVEINMNCVFLDCNRITIGDNCGIGPGVHIYAVTHPVNPTERLSSDSRFWKSLTAPVTIGNNVWIGGSSVVLPGVIIGDNVTIGAGSVVTKDIPSNSLAVGNPCRVIREV; encoded by the coding sequence ATGACAGAAAAAGAAAAGATGCTTGCCGGAGAGATATACGATTGCGGTGATTCGGAACTCATCCGTCGTTGGCATTATGCAAAAGAACTTCAGCTCCGATATAATAATACGGACAGTCGGAACAGTGAGGAGCTATCTGCTATTTTAGATGAACTGTTGGGCTCGCATGGGGATAATGTTTGGATTGCGGCACCTTTCTTTGTTGATTACGGAGAAAATATACATATAGGCAGTCATGTTGAGATAAACATGAATTGTGTCTTTTTGGATTGCAACCGCATTACGATTGGAGACAATTGTGGTATAGGGCCTGGAGTACATATCTACGCAGTTACCCATCCGGTGAATCCAACAGAACGACTGTCTTCGGACAGCCGGTTCTGGAAGTCACTCACAGCTCCGGTTACGATTGGAAACAACGTATGGATTGGCGGTAGCTCTGTTGTTTTGCCGGGAGTTATCATCGGTGATAATGTGACTATTGGAGCCGGAAGTGTGGTGACTAAAGATATTCCGTCGAATAGTCTGGCGGTAGGAAATCCTTGCCGCGTAATACGGGAGGTTTAG